Genomic DNA from Niallia circulans:
ATGAATACGCAAACCAGAGTAAAGAGTGTCAAAAATGTCCGAGCCTTGGTCAGTGCATCAATATGATGCAAGGATATCATCCGAAATTGGTGATCAACAGGGGAGCGATTGACATTCAATACGATGTCTGCCCTCGCAAAATGATGGATGACAGCCAAAAGAAAAAGGAAAAACTTATACGGAGCCTGCATGTGCCGAAGGATATCCTGAAGGCTTCCTTCAATACTTTGGACATTGGCCAGGACCGTGCGCAAGCGGTGAGAGCAGCGATAAATTTCGTGAAGCAATACGAGCCAGGTCAAAGGCAAAAGGGCTTGTATTTCTTTGGTGAATTTGGTGTGGGAAAATCATATATGCTTGGAGCGATTGCAAATGAGCTGTCGCAAATGCAGGTTTCCTCGATGATTGTTTATGTGCCGGAATTATTCAGGGAAATGAAAAGCTCTATTGCCGACAATACATTGAATGACAAGATTGAGAGTATTAAAAGAGAGCCTGTTCTTATGCTTGATGATATTGGTGCTGAAACCATGTCAAGCTGGATAAGGGATGAAGTTCTTGGACCGATTCTTCAATTCAGAATGCTGGAAAATTTACCGACATTGTTCAGCTCCAACTTTGATTTTAATGGTTTAGAATACCATCTCACATACTCGCAGCGTGGCGAAGAGGAAAAAATGAAGGCGATGCGGGTAATGGAAAGAATTAGATATTTGGCAGAGCCAATTCATATAAAAGGTGAAAATAAAAGAAAATGATGTTATCTAGGGCAGCCCTATTATTGGGCTGTCTTTTTATTTGCGAAGATTCCTGTCGTGACTTCTATTTTTTGGTGTATCCCCATATACATGCTAACAAGGATTTTTTTCATAAAGGGGGGTTACGATTGATTGAAGTCATTTTTCAGAAAAAAGGCGATGGCGAAAAATTGCTAAGACTAATCAATCTTAAATATAAACATACAGACTGGGCTATTAGCTCCATTCAAGAAGAGCATGAGTTTCGCTTAAAGTTCAGTTGGGAAACTGGGCAAAACAGTTTGTTTATGCAAACTTTGAAAATGGTATTAGCAGAGTTTATTCTTCATTACAAATCAGAAGAATGGGCAAGGCAAGTATTGCTTGACAGGTATTACTATGAAGATGAAGCAGAGCAGCGCCTTATACTTGAAATCTTGCACAGCCTGCTTGAGAAGGAAAGAAGAGACCTTGCAAGCCTTCTTGGCAAAATCCATTTGCATGAATGTCTTGATAAGGCGCTTGGTGATTTGTTAAAGGATAATTTCTCTTTCTCCTTCGACAGCTTTGTTACCTTTAGGTTGCAGAATTACACACAAAAGCTGAACAGCTATGTCGAAATTTCTATTGATGAATATAAAATGGAACAGGAATATCAAGTCTTTATTCATACTTTACGGGACTTCTTGGGAAATCGCAGCCCAAAAATCCAGGCGATACATGTGCTTGTAGATTTAGAAATTCAGTTCTACGATTCGGAATACAGGGAATTGTCTCAACAAGACTTAATGAAAATACTGGACAGAAAGATGTTCACATACCAATCTGTTTATATAGATCCATTTTCAATTGGACCGCTGCTTTCTCTCGCCCCGAAAAATATTTATTTGTATACAGAAGACAGAGAGCAGCCAATCGTTCGCACAATCATGAATATTTTTGAAGAGCGGGTCAATATTATGGAGAAAGATGCGTTCTTCCATGGGACACCACATACTTTCTAATTGCTTTTTTAAAAATATTGTTGGCTACTTGCTTTTATGGTCCATAAAGCATATAATAACGTACATAAAATACCTATATCGAATACATGTTATGATAAGGACAATAGTTTTCTTATACGGTTTTAAGAGAGGGAAGCAAATGCTGGGAGCTTCCTAACACGATGAGGAATGCTTACCACCTTTAAACTTTAGCCAGGAACAGGGCATGCCCCTTACTATTGACTAACGGAGGCAGCCGTTATCTGTTTTTCTAAAGCCGTTTTTTACCT
This window encodes:
- the dnaI gene encoding primosomal protein DnaI; amino-acid sequence: MESINDTLRKLGANGGFQERYKAMKEQVLNHPDVKTFLRENEEEINPRMLETGMMKLYEYANQSKECQKCPSLGQCINMMQGYHPKLVINRGAIDIQYDVCPRKMMDDSQKKKEKLIRSLHVPKDILKASFNTLDIGQDRAQAVRAAINFVKQYEPGQRQKGLYFFGEFGVGKSYMLGAIANELSQMQVSSMIVYVPELFREMKSSIADNTLNDKIESIKREPVLMLDDIGAETMSSWIRDEVLGPILQFRMLENLPTLFSSNFDFNGLEYHLTYSQRGEEEKMKAMRVMERIRYLAEPIHIKGENKRK
- a CDS encoding putative sporulation protein YtxC; the protein is MIEVIFQKKGDGEKLLRLINLKYKHTDWAISSIQEEHEFRLKFSWETGQNSLFMQTLKMVLAEFILHYKSEEWARQVLLDRYYYEDEAEQRLILEILHSLLEKERRDLASLLGKIHLHECLDKALGDLLKDNFSFSFDSFVTFRLQNYTQKLNSYVEISIDEYKMEQEYQVFIHTLRDFLGNRSPKIQAIHVLVDLEIQFYDSEYRELSQQDLMKILDRKMFTYQSVYIDPFSIGPLLSLAPKNIYLYTEDREQPIVRTIMNIFEERVNIMEKDAFFHGTPHTF